The Candidatus Bathyarchaeota archaeon genome includes a window with the following:
- the lysS gene encoding lysine--tRNA ligase, with protein MSEPKPVYKHWIETVVDDLVKRGDVPTVLSTAKTPSGPIHIGISRELVYCSVFEKLLEERGVETDFIFTVDDMDSIKKFPPGVPEAFMKHSEYIGKPMVDVPCPYGDCENWGKHYAQELIDTFNDFGLYPRVIWAHKLYMTKEMKDAIRLSLKNVETIRQILKDIMEPTLSGSQLEAFRRELPTWYPCLVVCEQWGLLKPTVVTGYDPNRDTVSYKCSACGYAGEMSISRGRVKLRWRVDWAAKWAIFRVSCEPAGKDHCVKGGAYDTGEAICQKVFGWKGPYRVPYEWFLLGAHAMKTHKGISFTWPEWLAIAPPEVLRYMVLREDPRKHISFEPERIPQLIDEFERAEQIYFDRAKASNSVEERNLKLIYPFCIPNHPPKALPVRLPYRFAVILSQLDPLLGKEGVRKKAIAVTEKLYKRAELTETEIRALEKTLERARYWVGHYAPDEMKIVITPTVSKEIIQKLSEKQRLGIKLLVERFGSKEWTEQELQNEIFNIGNQIGIKTKIFEAAYLIFLGKPFGPRLASFLLSLDQDFVIQRLKQVTEQEAT; from the coding sequence TTGAGTGAACCTAAACCAGTCTATAAGCACTGGATTGAAACCGTCGTAGACGACCTCGTTAAAAGAGGAGACGTACCTACCGTTCTCAGTACTGCTAAAACTCCGAGTGGGCCAATTCACATTGGGATCAGCCGGGAACTTGTCTATTGTAGCGTTTTTGAGAAGCTTTTGGAGGAGAGGGGGGTTGAAACTGACTTCATTTTTACAGTCGATGATATGGATTCGATTAAAAAGTTTCCGCCGGGTGTTCCAGAGGCTTTCATGAAGCATAGCGAGTATATTGGAAAACCTATGGTCGATGTTCCATGCCCGTATGGCGATTGTGAAAACTGGGGGAAACACTACGCTCAAGAGCTTATTGATACCTTCAATGATTTCGGTCTTTACCCGAGGGTTATCTGGGCGCATAAATTATACATGACGAAGGAAATGAAGGATGCTATCCGTTTATCCCTAAAAAATGTGGAGACTATCCGTCAAATCCTTAAAGATATAATGGAACCCACTTTATCAGGGAGTCAACTTGAAGCTTTCCGACGAGAATTACCAACGTGGTATCCCTGTCTCGTCGTCTGTGAACAATGGGGACTACTTAAGCCTACCGTGGTAACTGGTTACGATCCGAATCGAGACACTGTTTCCTATAAATGTTCAGCCTGTGGTTATGCTGGTGAAATGTCGATCAGTAGGGGTAGGGTGAAATTAAGATGGCGGGTTGACTGGGCTGCAAAATGGGCGATTTTTCGGGTGAGCTGTGAACCTGCAGGGAAGGATCACTGTGTAAAAGGCGGAGCATATGATACGGGTGAAGCCATCTGTCAAAAAGTGTTTGGATGGAAGGGGCCGTATCGGGTGCCATATGAATGGTTCCTCTTGGGAGCTCACGCGATGAAGACTCATAAGGGCATATCATTCACCTGGCCTGAGTGGTTAGCAATTGCTCCCCCCGAAGTTCTTCGGTACATGGTTCTGCGCGAAGATCCACGGAAACACATCAGCTTTGAACCCGAAAGAATTCCCCAGCTAATAGACGAGTTTGAACGCGCAGAACAAATCTACTTCGACCGTGCGAAGGCATCCAACTCTGTTGAGGAGAGAAATCTTAAGTTGATTTATCCCTTCTGTATTCCAAATCATCCCCCGAAAGCATTGCCTGTTAGGCTTCCATACCGTTTTGCGGTAATTTTATCCCAACTGGATCCTCTACTTGGCAAGGAGGGAGTTCGTAAAAAAGCAATAGCCGTTACCGAAAAACTCTACAAAAGAGCCGAATTAACTGAAACTGAGATCCGTGCCTTAGAGAAAACCCTTGAGAGGGCTAGGTATTGGGTTGGCCATTATGCTCCAGATGAAATGAAAATAGTCATTACCCCAACTGTAAGTAAAGAAATTATTCAAAAACTGAGTGAAAAGCAACGGCTTGGGATTAAACTTCTAGTTGAACGTTTTGGTTCCAAAGAATGGACTGAACAAGAACTCCAAAACGAGATCTTCAATATAGGAAACCAAATCGGAATCAAAACGAAGATCTTTGAAGCAGCTTACCTAATCTTCCTCGGGAAGCCCTTTGGCCCACGTCTTGCATCTTTCCTGCTTTCTCTTGATCAAGATTTTGTAATACAACGGTTAAAACAAGTCACCGAACAAGAGGCAACCTAG
- the guaA gene encoding glutamine-hydrolyzing GMP synthase yields the protein MFNEPNFIAVLDFGAQYAHLIARRIRECQVYSELLPHKTSPDELRKLHPKGIILSGGPASVYAKDAPTCDPKIFSLGIPILGICYGMQLMAHMLGGSVSKAERGEYGRVQLIIDDHSDIFKGLPQNLNVWMSHGDRVIKLPKGFNIIAHTANSPIAAMGDKKRKLYGVQFHPEVTNTDQGKEILKGFIYAICGCEPSWTMQGFVEKTITKLKEQIGDDRVICALSGGVDSSTTATLVHRAVGNRLTCIFVDHGFMRKNESEQILKTFRDNLEMNLIYVDAKARFMKKLEGVTDPEEKRLIMGEEFVRVFEEEARKLGKVEWLAQGTLYPDVIESAGTDSPASRIKTHHNVAGLPRQMNLKLIEPLRGLYKDEVRDVARLLGLPEEIITRHPFPGPGLAVRIIGAITQEKLTICREASAILEEELKKAGIYDTVWQAFAVVGDDKAVGVKGDERQLGYIVTLRIVQSVDAMTADWFWLPRELVEKISNRITNEVPNVTWVTYTVSSKPPSTIEPC from the coding sequence ATGTTTAATGAACCCAACTTTATTGCAGTGCTCGATTTCGGCGCTCAATACGCGCATCTTATAGCTCGGCGTATTCGGGAATGCCAAGTCTACTCAGAATTACTTCCGCATAAAACATCCCCAGATGAACTGAGGAAGCTTCATCCAAAAGGTATTATTCTTTCTGGAGGTCCAGCCAGTGTATATGCTAAAGATGCGCCAACTTGTGATCCCAAAATATTCAGTTTGGGTATTCCTATTCTAGGTATCTGTTACGGCATGCAACTTATGGCGCATATGCTTGGCGGATCAGTTTCTAAGGCTGAACGAGGGGAATATGGTAGAGTCCAATTAATAATTGATGATCATTCAGATATCTTCAAGGGGTTGCCGCAGAACCTTAATGTTTGGATGAGTCATGGAGACAGAGTAATTAAACTCCCGAAAGGTTTTAACATTATTGCACACACCGCTAACTCACCTATCGCTGCAATGGGAGATAAGAAACGGAAACTATATGGAGTTCAATTCCATCCGGAAGTTACCAACACCGACCAAGGGAAAGAAATTCTAAAAGGCTTTATTTACGCGATCTGCGGATGCGAGCCATCATGGACGATGCAGGGTTTCGTGGAGAAAACAATTACTAAGCTTAAGGAACAAATTGGAGATGACCGGGTTATTTGTGCTTTAAGTGGTGGCGTAGATTCTTCAACAACAGCAACCCTCGTTCACAGAGCAGTCGGCAACCGTTTAACCTGCATTTTCGTCGATCACGGTTTTATGCGAAAGAATGAATCTGAACAAATTCTCAAGACTTTCAGGGATAACCTAGAGATGAATCTCATTTACGTTGATGCCAAAGCCCGGTTTATGAAAAAGTTGGAGGGTGTTACTGACCCTGAGGAAAAGCGCCTAATTATGGGAGAGGAATTTGTTAGGGTGTTTGAGGAAGAGGCACGGAAGCTTGGTAAGGTCGAATGGCTGGCACAGGGGACGCTTTACCCCGATGTTATTGAGAGTGCAGGCACGGATAGTCCAGCCTCGCGAATTAAAACCCATCACAATGTCGCTGGTTTACCGAGACAGATGAATCTCAAATTGATCGAGCCGCTGCGTGGGCTATACAAGGATGAGGTGCGGGATGTAGCCCGTCTTTTAGGGTTGCCAGAAGAGATAATCACTCGTCATCCATTTCCTGGACCTGGCCTAGCTGTTCGAATCATTGGAGCAATTACGCAGGAAAAGTTAACCATCTGTCGTGAAGCCAGCGCTATCCTTGAGGAGGAACTGAAAAAAGCCGGAATATACGACACTGTTTGGCAAGCTTTCGCGGTTGTAGGCGACGACAAAGCAGTTGGAGTTAAGGGAGATGAACGACAACTCGGCTATATCGTTACACTCCGCATCGTTCAATCTGTAGACGCTATGACCGCTGATTGGTTTTGGCTTCCCCGTGAGTTGGTAGAGAAGATTAGCAACCGAATCACAAATGAAGTTCCCAATGTGACCTGGGTGACTTATACGGTAAGCTCAAAACCCCCCAGCACCATTGAACCTTGCTGA
- a CDS encoding DUF1297 domain-containing protein produces the protein MIEREEMQELVMRYRQPVGVVIGSHSALDAMAGLRNYGIKGLVYTTRARAAIYLREPRVGDPNEEVEDLPAVVRRDLIVADDISDILRRKAASWKEAILILDRYEDILKPENQSGLIELEGIQIPNRAFATYVGGEACAEIENKFHVPIFGSRRLLKIENREEVEKNYYWYLEQAGIPHPKEFKYEVVNDGIRFLEKVSQPVVLKVPHASRRFERGFIFASDGEALENEVKKELARGQIIAEDLKFGRAEEYVPGVTANFNFFYSPINAEENWGEIERYVSRFSLANEFLSIDERRETTHDGITRMLARDQITADWSKTPYPVTFEVTAHALISLRESLLRKIYPIADAFVELTQKLEPPGMIGAYCIQTLITFEELPMVEAVQQGVYDSAGATLFDFVPKTQDIAVRHGGGTNVHMGLGSQYANAKYNRPLSTGDRIALELRRAKEKGKLELIVT, from the coding sequence ATGATTGAAAGAGAAGAGATGCAAGAACTGGTAATGAGATACCGGCAACCCGTAGGCGTGGTTATTGGTTCGCATTCTGCTCTTGATGCAATGGCTGGTCTGAGAAATTATGGAATAAAAGGGTTAGTATATACAACGAGGGCACGGGCTGCTATTTACTTACGTGAACCTCGCGTTGGAGACCCAAACGAGGAAGTAGAGGATCTGCCGGCAGTCGTCAGACGGGATCTTATTGTAGCAGATGACATTTCAGATATTCTTCGAAGAAAGGCTGCTTCTTGGAAAGAGGCGATTTTAATCTTAGATCGATATGAAGATATATTGAAACCTGAGAATCAAAGTGGTCTGATAGAGTTAGAGGGCATACAAATCCCCAATCGTGCATTTGCCACGTACGTCGGCGGCGAAGCCTGCGCAGAAATCGAGAATAAATTTCATGTCCCGATCTTCGGTTCACGAAGACTTCTAAAAATTGAAAATCGTGAAGAAGTCGAAAAGAATTATTATTGGTATTTAGAACAGGCTGGCATACCGCATCCTAAAGAGTTTAAATATGAAGTAGTCAACGATGGCATAAGGTTTCTAGAGAAGGTTTCTCAGCCGGTAGTTCTTAAGGTCCCTCACGCCAGTAGGCGGTTTGAGAGAGGCTTCATTTTCGCCTCAGATGGTGAAGCCTTGGAAAATGAAGTGAAGAAGGAGCTGGCAAGGGGGCAGATCATCGCGGAAGATCTAAAATTTGGTCGAGCTGAAGAGTATGTCCCCGGGGTTACAGCTAATTTCAACTTCTTCTATTCACCTATCAACGCTGAGGAAAACTGGGGGGAAATCGAACGTTACGTCAGCCGCTTCAGTTTAGCAAATGAATTTCTCTCAATCGACGAGCGACGAGAAACCACCCATGATGGAATTACAAGGATGTTAGCTAGAGATCAGATTACCGCAGATTGGAGTAAAACACCTTACCCGGTTACCTTCGAGGTTACCGCTCATGCACTCATAAGTCTGAGAGAATCCTTGTTAAGAAAAATATACCCGATTGCTGATGCCTTTGTAGAGCTTACCCAGAAATTGGAACCCCCTGGTATGATTGGCGCCTACTGTATCCAAACATTGATAACCTTCGAAGAACTTCCGATGGTTGAGGCTGTCCAACAAGGGGTTTACGACTCAGCTGGAGCAACTCTTTTCGACTTTGTTCCAAAAACTCAAGATATAGCCGTTCGGCACGGCGGTGGAACCAACGTTCACATGGGTCTCGGTTCCCAATATGCTAACGCTAAGTACAATCGTCCCCTAAGTACTGGTGACAGAATCGCGTTGGAACTTAGGAGGGCCAAAGAAAAAGGTAAACTAGAACTGATCGTTACGTAA
- a CDS encoding TIM barrel protein, producing the protein MADRPRFGPAGKPPRFKGAMSEIPKFLHEEGLDAFEYQAVRGVRISQNDAKNLGSNGTKYDVWLTLHGPYFINLCGEKAVVDASKQRLIDSLKAASWMGAHQVVFHPGYYGMRSEQEALDLCVQALQEVVELAERLGIHGVRLGPETTGKPTQVGSLDEILTICTKVEATSPTIDWAHIHARGNGVIKSREDYVKLIDLIEKKLGSEAVKNMHCHYTPVEFTSKGERCHHTMDEPGFGPDFKPLAELIVQLGLKPIIISESPVLDLDSIKMQKMVKEALNAKK; encoded by the coding sequence TTGGCAGATCGCCCTAGGTTTGGCCCAGCTGGGAAACCCCCTCGTTTTAAAGGGGCTATGTCTGAAATTCCCAAATTCCTTCATGAAGAAGGGTTAGATGCCTTTGAATATCAGGCAGTTCGCGGTGTCAGAATCAGCCAAAATGATGCTAAGAATCTTGGATCTAACGGGACAAAATATGATGTTTGGCTTACCTTACATGGACCTTACTTCATCAATCTATGTGGGGAAAAAGCGGTTGTGGACGCTAGTAAACAACGCCTTATCGACAGTTTAAAAGCCGCCAGTTGGATGGGGGCTCATCAAGTAGTCTTCCATCCAGGCTATTATGGTATGAGATCGGAGCAAGAGGCCCTTGATCTATGTGTTCAAGCCCTACAGGAAGTAGTTGAATTAGCGGAAAGGCTGGGTATTCATGGGGTAAGACTTGGACCGGAAACTACTGGAAAGCCAACGCAGGTCGGTAGTTTAGATGAAATTTTAACTATCTGCACTAAGGTGGAGGCCACTTCTCCGACTATTGACTGGGCGCACATTCACGCCCGAGGCAACGGTGTAATCAAAAGTCGGGAAGACTATGTTAAGCTAATTGATCTCATTGAGAAGAAACTTGGTTCAGAGGCGGTTAAAAACATGCACTGTCATTACACTCCGGTAGAATTTACTTCCAAAGGGGAGAGATGTCATCATACTATGGATGAACCGGGTTTTGGACCGGACTTCAAACCATTAGCCGAACTTATCGTCCAACTTGGTCTTAAGCCAATCATAATCAGTGAGTCGCCTGTGCTAGATCTTGATTCAATAAAAATGCAAAAAATGGTTAAGGAGGCTTTAAACGCAAAGAAATAG
- a CDS encoding LysR family transcriptional regulator yields MVRKLTINRDKLVPRVRLWLEYNGKPVIGRGGAEILAAINQNKSISGAANSLSISYRFLWNYLEKMRARLGEPPVETFKGGFKGGGGARLTETGKILLEEYKNGENLILAALGRKVSLK; encoded by the coding sequence TTGGTGAGAAAGTTGACAATTAATAGAGACAAACTTGTTCCAAGAGTACGTTTATGGCTGGAATATAATGGGAAACCGGTAATAGGAAGGGGTGGAGCAGAAATTCTCGCGGCGATCAACCAAAATAAATCCATTAGCGGAGCGGCTAATAGTCTATCCATCTCCTACAGATTTTTATGGAACTATCTGGAAAAAATGCGGGCACGCTTAGGAGAGCCCCCGGTTGAGACATTCAAAGGCGGTTTTAAGGGTGGTGGAGGTGCACGACTTACAGAAACGGGAAAAATCTTACTTGAGGAGTATAAAAATGGGGAAAACCTCATTCTAGCAGCCCTAGGTAGGAAAGTTTCACTGAAGTGA
- a CDS encoding molybdopterin molybdotransferase MoeA, with product MAKLRGFTKLTNVDEALRKLVSHAKVSVLEPETVTLNEALGRVLAVDIIAPRDLPNFDRSAVDGYAVFASDTFGASEFNPKKIRLVTGDQIKPGTAVRVWTGSAMPAGADAVVMLEFVRPHEDSIEVLKPVVPGQNVSPKGEDIPQGEIALKKGQRLRPQDLGLIAALGFVQVKVVRKPKIAVLSTGDELVELGSIPKKGQVIDTNRLILQAMIKELGGAPQDLGIVKDELNEITERIAAGLATTDMVITTGGTSVGKLDLVPDAINKLGNPGMLVHGIAMRPGRPTGLAVVDGKPILTFPGNPVAAMFSFEVFARPLILKMLGIAAEPRPTVNAKLTRRIASTLGTKVFLRVWVFEKNGMLFAEPIRTTGSGILTTMTKANGYVVIPETREFLEADEMVTVHLLNPVGGG from the coding sequence ATGGCTAAACTGAGAGGTTTTACAAAACTAACTAACGTCGATGAGGCTCTGAGAAAATTAGTTAGTCACGCCAAGGTATCGGTGTTAGAGCCTGAAACCGTTACGTTAAACGAAGCGCTTGGGCGAGTGCTTGCCGTAGACATCATCGCTCCGCGTGACCTCCCAAATTTTGATCGCTCAGCTGTTGACGGGTATGCTGTATTCGCCTCAGACACATTTGGGGCTTCAGAATTTAATCCGAAAAAAATCCGCTTGGTAACTGGTGACCAAATTAAGCCTGGTACAGCTGTGCGAGTATGGACTGGTTCGGCAATGCCAGCTGGAGCGGATGCCGTAGTTATGCTTGAGTTCGTACGCCCCCATGAAGATTCAATTGAAGTTTTAAAGCCAGTAGTTCCAGGTCAGAATGTATCACCTAAGGGCGAGGACATTCCTCAGGGGGAAATAGCGCTAAAGAAAGGACAGAGGCTTCGTCCTCAAGACCTGGGACTAATTGCTGCTCTAGGTTTTGTTCAAGTGAAGGTTGTTCGAAAACCCAAGATAGCTGTTCTTTCCACAGGGGATGAACTCGTTGAACTCGGTTCCATCCCGAAAAAAGGTCAAGTGATTGACACCAACCGGCTAATTCTTCAAGCAATGATCAAGGAGCTTGGAGGAGCTCCTCAAGATCTAGGCATCGTCAAAGACGAACTAAACGAGATCACTGAACGAATTGCAGCTGGATTAGCAACTACGGACATGGTTATTACAACTGGCGGAACAAGCGTGGGAAAGTTAGATCTCGTTCCAGATGCGATAAACAAACTTGGCAACCCAGGCATGCTCGTTCACGGGATTGCCATGCGTCCTGGTAGACCAACCGGTTTAGCCGTGGTGGATGGGAAGCCGATTTTAACCTTTCCGGGAAACCCAGTTGCTGCAATGTTTAGTTTTGAGGTTTTTGCTCGCCCTTTAATTTTAAAAATGCTCGGAATCGCCGCGGAGCCCCGTCCGACGGTTAACGCAAAATTGACGCGAAGAATTGCATCTACACTTGGAACAAAAGTCTTTCTTCGGGTATGGGTCTTCGAGAAAAATGGGATGTTGTTTGCTGAACCCATTCGGACAACGGGTTCGGGTATACTGACAACGATGACCAAAGCCAATGGATACGTAGTGATTCCTGAAACACGAGAATTCTTAGAGGCAGATGAAATGGTTACAGTACACCTACTCAATCCAGTCGGGGGAGGCTAA